The nucleotide window AGATTTGCGAGATTTTCTGGGCttctcatatttttctaatgCCATAGAGGATGCTGATGTGCTTGAAGAAGCTTCATCATCATAGAAACAGTCCATGTCTAAGGAATCATCAGTTTTTTCTGATTTTTTCtgtactccttttttgattTCATAGATCTCTCTCATGTCATCAAAGGATGCATCTAAATCGCGGtagctccttttttggaacTTCTCATCTTGGATAATGTTTCTATAAGTGTTTCTGAATGCTTGATCCTGTACTAACTCGTTTAAGGTTTGTCCAAAAGCTTCATCATCATATTCATCGTCTAACAAGTCAatgactttattttttaaaaatttgtattgGCCTGTTCTTGAGTTTCCTATTAGGGTGTGTTGGGCTGTTAACAATCTGCTGGTTCTGACGGCATTTTCTTGGCATGCTGCGCTATCCCATGATTCAACAAAGGTAGAGGactaaaaaggaaaaaaaatatgatcacCAGTTTATGGCATATGTATttgcatataattatatatgtagtGCAGGGCAACACGGGGTATAGGGGCTTATACGACGAGGAAACATATATgtagaaatatatagtaGGCCCCCCGACGTGGGTAGGGGGGGCCAGGCAGGGACGCAGCAAACAtcaaatgttaaaatgtaatatatatatttcgcTCAGTTGTAAATTTTGCATACAAGTACTAAAAGGGAGCAAGCGAcaatttttgagaaaaaggaaaatttgcTAGTTTGTTCTGCCATgttgaataaaattaaaaatagtttGAATGATACAAAGTATTATAGGAAAATTTAGTAGCTCGAATGGATTATTCTcaacaaattaatttaattaaattgttatttttttcttttttcgtaaaattttgttttttaacaatttaagaagaaaatgtttttataatgctttaatttaattattattttatatttttaattataaaaaaatgttactaATTATTATAGAACAATATTTAAATAGATCCTAagcagataaaaaaaaaaaaaattgaaaaatg belongs to Plasmodium vivax chromosome 3, whole genome shotgun sequence and includes:
- a CDS encoding hypothetical protein (encoded by transcript PVX_096020A), giving the protein MAEQTSKFSFFSKIVACSLLVLSSTFVESWDSAACQENAVRTSRLLTAQHTLIGNSRTGQYKFLKNKVIDLLDDEYDDEAFGQTLNELVQDQAFRNTYRNIIQDEKFQKRSYRDLDASFDDMREIYEIKKGVQKKSEKTDDSLDMDCFYDDEASSSTSASSMALEKYEKPRKSRKSARSERKKRRSTRAKKYDYKHEENFETLKDMVIKASAEEEPSEGGMMGALKKFDKQFEVELLRSVKDKALSDYDECKFKAGKGKYQHVMNKFRVYLPPTINMAILMIMLVFQSTLFNAHIFAFFSLTFFAMIAYYGKKFAQLHKMKKFYKGFDRRGSFRKPIKY